The following nucleotide sequence is from Penicillium digitatum chromosome 5, complete sequence.
cgtcgCTCCTTTCGAGCCTGCTGTCCCCACCGAAGTGGGGAGTGAAAGCCAAAAAAGTACGCAACAAAGTACCCGGCCAGCGGCGATTCCCACCCGGTCAAAATCACGTTTGTATATGTTTGGTCGGGCCAAGACAGAACCTGTGCCTAACAATGTCGCACCTTATCCTGGCACTTGATCTCCCCTTTTGTCAGCTTTGTCCAACTTTATCTTATTTGAAGGGATGGAACCATGGTTGTTGACTCAATCAACCAAGGAAATTTGGATTTGAGTGGGCGACCCAGAATCAACGGATTGCTAAATGAAACCTCTCGCCCCGAAATATGCTCGTCTAGAGACTTGTATTAATGCTATTTTAATCTAATCAACATCGGTCGGTGTTGCGGAGTACAACCCTCGGATTTCATGTAGTTAACCGCTTTCCTTTTGATAGTTCGTCTTGGCAGTCTCCACTTGTTTCCTCTTCGATCAAATATCCCGCATTTCTTCCTGGTAGTTCTTGATGCTCACTGCTCCGGTGATAACAGCAACATgcattttctcttcttttagACTATAAATTATGGCCGTGGTTGGGCCTTCTATTAAGTGTTGTAGAGAAATATCGCCCCACCTCGTGATTCCTAGCGTCCCTGGGCAGACACGGGAACCTCCTCGCCAAACCTGGATGACACTGACCATCTCCTTTTGTTCGCAAATCACTCTACTAGGTACACTATGATCACGCTTCTTAACCTCCCAGAGGAAACTCTCTGCCTTATTGCAGAAGGTCTGGATCACCAGCGTGATCGCTATCCCCTAGTTCTGTCATGTCGTCGCCTGTACACAGTTCTTCTCCCAACTCTCTACTCCCGGGTTATTCTTGGTGACGTTAGCAAGCATACCATCGGCCAATTCAGTGGATTTTTCAACGCAATCGCCCGACGGCCGCAGTTGGCGAGCGCTGTGCGAGCTTTACGCTTGGAGAATTGGGATACCGAGGATAGCACTGAGGACATCGACTGCGAATTCGAGTATGATGGAGAGCTTATTGACGGGCTTGTCGCTGGTACCTGTTGGTCCACGCAACCAAACGAACAGCTGCGGCGCGGAAACACCGATGCTTGGTTTGGCTTTGCTCATCCCTCAGCTGAAAGGCCTGAGACAAATCAGCATATGCTACCCGTGTGGGTCAGAACACGTCGAGGGCATGTTCGCGAAGGTTGCCAAAGAGAATATCACAGCATTTACTCGCCTCACTGAAGCTTTCGCGGAACGGTTTGACACGGAAAACTCCATACATGCAAGCTGCATGGAGCCGTTCTTCAAATTCCCGGCGATGCGCAGGATTGGAGGATCCTACATCCTCGACTCCAATCGTGAAGAGGGAAACCCCCGCATTGCACCTTTCTCTGGAGTCACAGATATTGACCTTGACATGACCAACACCGAGTGTGGATTCGGTGTCTGGATTGAATCTTGCAAGGCTCTCAAGACTTTCCGGTTGAATGTTGGCGGAGAGATGATCTCCGACGGTCCTGATCTTGTATCTGCTCCCCTTAGAGAATCGATATCCCTTCACAAGTCATCACTGGAGGCGTTTTGGCTCTGTGGCGAATCGTATCAGCCTCCAGAAGACGACGACGGATGGATGGGATCGTTTGCCGATTTCGACATGATGAAATATCTACATATTTCTATATCAATGCTTGCCAAACTTAACGACGACTTGGAGCCCACACAAGAGATCGCATCACTTTTGCCGCCGTCTCTTGAGACTTTGTATCTATGTCATTGCCACAACGAGCTCCTCGAATGGGCTGTCGATCAAATCGAACGCTTGCTAGATTCGAATTGTCTGCCACGTCTTACTTCCTTGGGGCTTGAGGATTATGGACCTCCAGAGGTCCATCAGAGTTCCTTGAAGATTATGCACAAACTGAAGGAGTTGAACAAAAGATGTGCAGATGCTGGCGTATTCTTTGCTACTTCGATTGGAAGTCACAGAATGGTCCCCAGCCATTTTGTATCTCTTTGGCCTTGCTCTTAATTTGAAGATTGCTAGATAGGTATGTTTATGGAAACTGGCATTGTTGGCGATTTTCGGGTCCGTAGTTTATAATCTGGCAGATCACTTCAAGTTTGGATTGAGAATGGTGTGATGTGAGCAGCTAAATGATCTTGCCACCTATATGGGGCCATAAGAGAAAACCAAAATTCCCCTCCTTTCTAGATTTAGAAACTTTTTAAACAAAAATTGGACTTGTTTATGAGCTCGTGGTCTCTATACTCAATTCTTTCTTCCGCGGGGTATGGGTTAACAAGTCCATTTTCACAAGTCCAATCACTCAGCTATCCAAGGTCATAGCTTAGATGCTACTTTTCTGTGCCTGTTGTTTCTAAATCCCATTCTCAACACCGGAATCACGTGAAGTATACGTACcggatgaaaaaaaaaatgcagaAGTGGAGGCTCCAAGCTAGAAGACCATCGAAGTGGCCAGGTGGAAGATTGACATCCAAACGGTGAATGATCCGCCTCAACTGAAAAGATGCTAGGGCTGAAGACTTTGTTTTTCTAAACAGTATGATTGGTGTTCGAGAGAAGTAGAAAAATTTTCATCTCAGCCACTGCGGGGCAGAAAGATGATCTTGCATGCTTCCGAACTTCAGGTGGCAAGGGCACTAATGTACtcagaaagagagagaatcgGAAATATCTCTCGTTCTACATTTTCTGCTATGATTCTTACTTCGTAATGTTATAAATTACACGGAGCAGAACATAGGTAGCGATGTTACAAGTTGACGGAGTATAGAGCTGTCCCCTCGACGATTGGAAAAGTCAAGAGATAGACCCATCTCAAGCATGTTAGACGCACCCAGCTTTTGCCATGTTGTCCTTTTACCGCCTccagtctttttttttttcagacaGTTAGGGCCACGGGGGCGAAAGTAGAAAAAAGACCTGCAGGTTCCCGGCTTGGGCCACGGGCATAATTGCCAAGCCGGTCGGAATAGAGTAGAGCGCTTTGCCACCCCAATTGTAAAAGTGGCCGGATCTATGGCTCGAGCCAATCAGCCCATGGCCTGGGTGAAAATTTGGGTCATGGTGAAGTCCAACAAAACAACATGATTCATCTCAGAGATGTGTCATCGATCCAAAATACATTCCCGATCCGAGGATGAATCATCGTGCATACCATACCGTGCACGGGTCAGTCTCTGCACCGTGGATATTCTAGTGCAGACGTCTCCTGCAGACTGATGTTCTGATGTACTGTGTGTGTCAGCGAGTCGAAACTTGAGTCAACCTAAAGTTTGCAAGAATGATTGTAATTTGCAAATGAAGATGTTGCCGGGGAGGATTGTGCCGAGGATGTTTAATGACGTGttgttttgggggggggtggtgTTTGTTTCGATTACAACATACTCCGTCCCTCTGCCGGGACATGTTACTTGACAACCAATTAATTGGAGAGATgcaagtactccgtactgcaCACCATCAGTAGCCCAATGCTAATCTCGATGAAACCACCTAATTTAAGTAGATGCCTAGGTGGAGATCGATTTCATGACTTTCCCGTTGCAACTTTCGGCGATCGCTGATTGGCGCGAAAGAGTCGGTGAGCGGCGCCAACGAATGGGCGATCGTGTTCTGCAACCAATCACAACCGTTCTCCACTTGGGGGAAAAAAACgaccttctcttcttcctccccTTCTCAAAGCACTTCCAACTGATCTACTTCCAATTTTCTTGAACTTATTGAAGCCCCTCTCGATAAACGCACTACGCACCCACTACATATCGTCAAGAATTCAGCCAAATGGCCTTCGTTGAGCTGTAAATGCCTCGCTGGGGAGCCTGTCCCTGCCGGCTCCCCAGTCCTGCAGCTCCGATCTTCAATTCTACTTGACGATATTAGTTTCTCTTTCGACGCCTCATACAAAGGCGTTGGAATTGCCCCTTAGCAAACTTCCAGAAGGAGCACTAGAGCGTCCGCAACGGACTGCGGGTGCTTTCGTGGctacgaaaaaaaaaatacagtTCGGGCTCCTCTCCTCCACTCCGCTTCTCCAATCTCCTCCACTCCGTCCCACCTCTTTCCGACTCATCCCCTTAAAACGGATCAACTTTTTGGGCAAAACTACGACCATCCTctcaccaaaagaagatcTACCCCTCTTCCTTCATTTCATCATTGGATCCTCCCGGGCCATTTGAACAACAAGACCCAAGGATCAAAGAAGTCTACCCTGACAAAATAACCCCTATTCACTCACACGTGTCTCCTACAAAATGCCTCAAAGTTCATACTCTTCTAAGCGGGCCCCTAAGAGCTCCGCTAAGAACGCTCACCCCCGCCCCTCAACCCCCGAGTCCAACATCATGCGAAACCTCGAAATGTCACCCAAGACCAATCAGTCTCGAAAGTTATCCAATACCCAAGCATCCGATAAAAAACGGAGAGCTTCACCATCGTCGGTCTCAAGTGTCTCTTCGGTTTCGTCCCTTGAGGATCTGAGTGACGAGGCAGACGATTCAGAAGAAGATGCAGACGACGAGCAAGAACCAGCAGTTCGGGCCCCGTCTTATGGTCGTCGCCGAGACAATAAGGCGGGGCGCCAACCCACAATCAACAAGAGAAGACATGTCCTACACGACAGCAGTGACAGTAGTGACGGCAATGATGGCAATGACTCGGATGTGAGCTCAGATGATGTGTATGCCGCTGTGGACTACATCACAGAtgccgaagatgaagagcaagacgttgagaagatggaagaaaTGATGATCGTGGAGTCTGAGAAAACCCACCGCCCGTTGCCTAGCGCTGGATTTGCCGATGATGAGTGGGCTATCAACTCCTTCGACGATTTCATGTTCCTTCCAGCTGCATCCTTCTTCGATGAAGAGCAGCTATACAGTGCCATGGAGACCTTTGGAGAGCCTCAGGTGACCAGTGAGGCCGCGGAGACACCAGTCGCTCGGCGTGTTCACTTCGAGGAGCGATCGGATTCGTCCTCTGATAGTGACTCTCACAGTGACGACGACATTCCCGGTGACTTCTTACAGCAGGACAGCCTGGACCCACAGTTGCGTCGTATGATCGAAAACGACAACGAAAGCTACCAGAGAAATACACGCCGGCAATCGGAAGAGATGTTTGGCGATGCAGACTACGGCCATGGAAGCATCTACCACGTTGAGTCTGAAGGATCCTCCGAGGGTAGTTTGAGTGGTTACGAGAGTATGATAATTGGTTATTCGCCATTGAAATTCTGTTTTGCTAACCCCTTTGAACAGGTGATGATGGTGACACCACAGACGAGGATCTTCCCCCACCAGCAACTATCACCCACCCTCGATCCCTTCTCCGCCGGGATTCGTCCGACTCTTTGGCCCCTGTGGATGAGAAGAGTGACTGTATCCCCCGCCGCCGTGGGCCCATCATGGGAACCTTTGTAGCAGACCCCCACAAACCCGTAGCCTTGGTCGACTGCACTGGCAAGCATCTCGTCATCATTCCCGCGTATGCCTCCTCTCGCCACGACTGGCTGGACTCTGCCGCCAACAGCATGCCTGGAACTGCCAACACCAGCCCTCGCCAGACTACACTGCAATTGGTTGATGAGAGCGACACGGATGCACTCGCCTCCCCCAATCAGGTTGATTTCAGCCCAATGCTGGCTTCGAGTGCCAATCTCATGATGACTGCTCTCGGCAATGATCTCAACCCAGGAGGCCAGGTCATGGGTCCCCCCGAGGCATTCTACCCTTCTCAGGACTTCACCATCGACAGCTCGttcgaagaagatgaagaagatgacccGGAATCTGCTCTCAACGTCGACGACTTCATCGACTTTGGCAATGGATCctccgatgaagatgaggacatgGGTAAGCAGTTCGACGATGATGCCATGGGCTCCCCGATGCCCTTTGCCAAGTCCAGGGGTACACCTACCCCCAGCCGCAAGTCCGAGTCGCAAGCAGCCAACAGCGAGGAGCGCTTCCTAAATCATCTAGACAAGGGCATTGTTACCGCCTTCCGTCGCAATCACAACCGCTACCAGGCCCTCCTCCGCCTTCCCCAGCACCGCGAGTTCATGCCCGCAAACTCTCCTGCGCGTCCTGCCAGTGTCTTCAGGCACGCCAAGAACAACGACCAGCGCACTCCCACCCGCAAGCGAAAATCAAGCAGCATTGCAGGCGGTGAGGCTGTGCGACGCAAGCTAATGGATGCTCAGCAACGTCGCTCTCAGCTACCCATCCCAGCACCTCTCTGAGGTCTCACGATTACACGACTTTGGATTTCCACCAAGATCATATGATAACCACGGCCACAATTTATTCTATCTGTTTCTAGTCGCTGGCAGACTCGATATCAGAGTCCTGAGCCTTTGGCCCTGTCGACCTCGCTTTGAGCACATGGGCTCTTGGCTGTGGTCGTATTGCATCTTGCTACCAACATGTCACTTCCAATGATTTGAGTTAAAAACATGTTGCGTTGGCTTGCGAAAGATCGATGTTGGTTCTCAGAACCCCAAAGCGATCCATTTGACTATTTGATTCTCTTTCCTGTccttcaatttctttttttttttcatttcatCATCATGTCATATCTATTGATTGGCCAATTTTCTCCCTCGCCTGTCGCGGGGGACGGGGATACCTTAGGATTTCTGGAGTTGAAAACTTGCAGTTTTGCGTTTTAACGAGTGATGGCTGATTAGATTGCCTTTTTTAAATTTACCCTTGCCAATATCAAAAACATTCGAAACGTTTCTTACATTTTCTCCCTGGTACTCATGAACCACTTGATCTCAATCAGGCTATCGTCAAGCTCTGACCTCATGAGATGCAACCCCACCATCCCCGGACCCACCTAAACCTTATTAAAGTAGATCTCCCAAGGTCCAAAATTGTCCCGTTTACTTTCTTCAAACCATTCGCCCCTCTATCCCAGGTTTTCCTTGCGAGATTGACGTCAAGTCCAATAAAGCTATCGCCTTAATCATCCACGCCGAGAATGGCTTCGTCTAGAATAACAGATTAAGGAAGCCTAATCTAGATAAATTGGTCCAAGTTCGATCTTTGAGGTGTTACCGACAGTCTTCAGATTCCACCTCAACTACCACCTCAACATTCCTTACCCCACCGATCCAATCCTCGACTCTTTCAGCTCGAACACCAGCCAAAAAGTCATCCGACTCATGTTCATGCACTTCCTCATCCGAGTCTTCCGCAATCACCACCCACGAGTGCTGATGTATTTCCTTTTCATTCGCCGGAACCCCACCCAAGGTGAGCCAGCAAAAAATGCCCCTTGTAGGATTATCTGATTTCTGATCTACGAAATAGATCAAACTTATGATCCTTCGGTAGAGCAGCAAGATCCGCAGAATTGACCCCTGGTTTCAGGTAAGAGACACACATCAAAATCGCTGCAGATGCAGACGCACCCTTAGACGTTGAAACCAATGAGGCGAAACCGCGTCTCTATCCCCGTATCCTCAATCCTCGACCCATCCCCAAGTTCCCAATCCCAACCTTCACACTCCAAAGCAGGGCATCCACAAGACAATTGCTCTCGAAGTAGAATTTCCGTGTCACAGACCTTGGTACTACCAAATGGCTTCCACTGCCACACAGGCAAATCGCCATGGTTATAGCTCCCGTTAGTGGGTGTCGCAAGAAAAGGCAGCTAACACTCATCCTCGCGCTGGACGGAATCTGCATCTGCATCGTAGATGCTTGTCATTGCTGTTTAGAGTCATCTAGTA
It contains:
- a CDS encoding RTA1 like family protein, which translates into the protein MPQSSYSSKRAPKSSAKNAHPRPSTPESNIMRNLEMSPKTNQSRKLSNTQASDKKRRASPSSVSSVSSVSSLEDLSDEADDSEEDADDEQEPAVRAPSYGRRRDNKAGRQPTINKRRHVLHDSSDSSDGNDGNDSDVSSDDVYAAVDYITDAEDEEQDVEKMEEMMIVESEKTHRPLPSAGFADDEWAINSFDDFMFLPAASFFDEEQLYSAMETFGEPQVTSEAAETPVARRVHFEERSDSSSDSDSHSDDDIPGDFLQQDSLDPQLRRMIENDNESYQRNTRRQSEEMFGDADYGHGSIYHVESEGSSEGSLSGYESDDGDTTDEDLPPPATITHPRSLLRRDSSDSLAPVDEKSDCIPRRRGPIMGTFVADPHKPVALVDCTGKHLVIIPAYASSRHDWLDSAANSMPGTANTSPRQTTLQLVDESDTDALASPNQVDFSPMLASSANLMMTALGNDLNPGGQVMGPPEAFYPSQDFTIDSSFEEDEEDDPESALNVDDFIDFGNGSSDEDEDMGKQFDDDAMGSPMPFAKSRGTPTPSRKSESQAANSEERFLNHLDKGIVTAFRRNHNRYQALLRLPQHREFMPANSPARPASVFRHAKNNDQRTPTRKRKSSSIAGGEAVRRKLMDAQQRRSQLPIPAPL